The Trichosurus vulpecula isolate mTriVul1 chromosome 3, mTriVul1.pri, whole genome shotgun sequence genome includes a window with the following:
- the LOC118841901 gene encoding vacuolar ATPase assembly integral membrane protein VMA21-like, with protein MGAAFLCGSERWPSDSELEENCRESASPTLSFLQIRKLRLGEEAASPCPAWTGCVSEPARASAVTVTVTDSSRSPPSQALMEQLEKEAMLSERRYEGSFTSTLKTLLVFSALMITLPIGLYFSSKSYVFEGTLGMSNRDSYFYAAIVAVIAVHLVLALFVYFAWNEGSRQWREGKQD; from the exons ATGGGCGCTGCCTTCCTCTGTGGATCGGAGCGGTGGCCGTCCGACTCCGAGCTGGAAGAGAACTGCCGAGAGTCGGCcagcccaactctctcatttttacagataaggaaactgagactagggGAGGAAGCGGCCTCTCCCTGT CCTGCGTGGACCGGGTGCGTGAGTGAGCCCGCCAGGGCATCGGCCGTCACGGTCACGGTCACCGACAGCTCCCGCAGCCCCCCTTCGCAGGCCTTGATGGAGCAGCTGGAGAAGGAGGCCATGCTGAGCGAGCGGAGATACGAAGGCTCCTTCACGTCCACCCTGAAGACCCTGCTGGTTTTCTCGGCTTTAATGATCACCTTGCCCATCGGATTGTACTTCTCTTCCAAATCCTACGTGTTTGAAGGTACTTTGGGGATGTCGAACAGAGACAGCTATTTCTACGCCGCCATCGTTGCTGTCATTGCGGTCCACCTGGTCCTCGCGCTATTTGTCTACTTTGCGTGGAATGAAGGCTCACGCCAGTGGCGGGAAGGCAAACAAGACTGA